One genomic window of Microbacterium testaceum StLB037 includes the following:
- a CDS encoding MarR family winged helix-turn-helix transcriptional regulator — MTFDPADDIAAALAKLRGRRPRPPFGPDEHHHPHGHGGPWGRGAPPWGDPAHGRFGGPARLRLLDALVAASDALSVSEIAEAVGVDQPRASRLVQQSTQMGLVAREPDPDDARRTRVRLTPEGERLISSFRGRRRDAVRSALESFTEAERADFARLLTKFAEAWPRD, encoded by the coding sequence GTGACCTTCGATCCCGCCGACGACATCGCCGCCGCCCTCGCCAAGCTGCGCGGCCGACGTCCGCGTCCGCCGTTCGGCCCGGACGAGCACCACCACCCGCACGGACACGGCGGACCCTGGGGGAGAGGCGCTCCGCCGTGGGGCGACCCCGCGCACGGACGCTTCGGGGGACCCGCGCGCCTGCGCCTGCTGGATGCGCTGGTCGCGGCATCCGATGCCCTCTCCGTCAGCGAGATCGCCGAGGCGGTGGGTGTGGATCAGCCGCGCGCTTCGCGCCTTGTGCAGCAGTCGACGCAGATGGGCTTGGTCGCCCGCGAGCCCGACCCCGACGACGCGCGCCGCACGCGCGTGCGCCTCACCCCCGAGGGCGAGCGGCTGATCTCGAGCTTCCGCGGGAGGCGACGGGATGCCGTGCGCTCCGCCCTCGAGTCGTTCACCGAGGCCGAGCGCGCCGACTTCGCGCGTCTGCTGACGAAATTCGCCGAGGCGTGGCCGCGCGACTGA
- a CDS encoding ThuA domain-containing protein, producing the protein MSHRRALVVRGGWDGHHPVEATDLFLPFLRENGFDVRVSETNEVYADADEMAAVDLVLQCVTMSEISREALTGLRAAVENGTGLAGWHGGIADSYRASSDYLQLVGGQFATHPGRHPEERPGTEEDNFLPYRVELTDLGRTHEITAGLEDFDLDTEQYWVLTDDLNDVLATTTHPVQPYHPWHRPIVSPAVWTREWGAGRVFVATPGHSPDVLREPSVRTIIERGLLWASRTVSE; encoded by the coding sequence ATGAGCCATCGACGAGCACTCGTCGTCCGCGGCGGCTGGGATGGCCACCACCCGGTCGAGGCCACCGACCTGTTCCTCCCGTTCCTGCGCGAGAACGGCTTCGACGTGCGCGTGAGCGAGACGAACGAGGTCTACGCCGACGCCGACGAGATGGCCGCGGTCGATCTGGTCCTGCAGTGCGTCACGATGTCGGAGATCTCGCGCGAGGCGCTCACGGGCCTGCGCGCCGCCGTCGAGAACGGGACGGGGCTGGCCGGCTGGCACGGGGGCATCGCCGACTCGTATCGCGCGTCGTCGGACTACCTGCAGCTCGTCGGCGGGCAGTTCGCCACGCACCCGGGTCGGCATCCCGAAGAGCGACCGGGCACCGAGGAGGACAACTTCCTCCCCTACCGCGTCGAGCTCACCGACCTCGGCCGGACGCACGAGATCACCGCGGGCCTCGAGGACTTCGACCTCGACACCGAGCAGTACTGGGTGCTGACCGACGATCTCAACGACGTCCTCGCCACCACCACGCACCCCGTGCAGCCGTATCACCCGTGGCATCGCCCGATCGTCTCGCCGGCGGTCTGGACCCGCGAATGGGGAGCCGGACGCGTGTTCGTCGCCACCCCGGGGCACAGCCCCGACGTCCTTCGCGAGCCGTCGGTGCGCACCATCATCGAAAGGGGACTGCTGTGGGCCAGCCGCACGGTATCGGAATAG
- a CDS encoding substrate-binding domain-containing protein — MSRPTLAQVAAAAGVSVATVSRVLRERGEISPMTRARVRDAAASLGYGGAGSGRPRAGTARLIDLVMGRYDGPYSEEVVVGARQAATRLGYDLVLTAEREDPADDWPARIAARGSGGVVLGLTVPTARQRAMLEAAAIPLVLFEPSSESRVPLPNVRTTDRAGGADAARHLLDRGASRFIVVDGAPSYRWGRARVEGFGAALAESVPDAVLRRVATGWSASGARRVVRAVLPELPGDGPVGVFACSDEMAAGVYAAAADLGLRIPQDVLVVGFDDVRGARWLRPALTTVRQPIREMAAAAVELLVHPPSTDEPVTIELPTRLMVRGSTG; from the coding sequence GTGTCCCGTCCCACCCTTGCTCAGGTCGCGGCCGCCGCGGGCGTGAGCGTCGCGACGGTGTCGCGCGTGCTGCGCGAGCGGGGCGAGATCTCGCCGATGACGCGCGCCCGCGTGCGCGACGCGGCGGCTTCGCTGGGATACGGAGGCGCAGGGTCCGGGCGTCCGCGCGCCGGGACCGCGCGTCTCATCGACCTCGTGATGGGGCGGTACGACGGTCCGTACAGCGAAGAGGTGGTCGTCGGCGCGCGCCAGGCGGCGACGCGCCTCGGTTACGACCTCGTGCTCACCGCCGAGAGGGAGGATCCGGCCGACGACTGGCCCGCGCGCATCGCGGCGCGCGGCTCGGGCGGGGTCGTGCTGGGCTTGACCGTCCCGACGGCGCGGCAGCGCGCGATGCTCGAGGCCGCGGCCATCCCGCTCGTGCTGTTCGAGCCCTCGTCGGAGTCGCGCGTCCCGCTCCCCAACGTCCGCACCACCGATCGCGCGGGCGGCGCCGACGCCGCGCGGCACCTTCTCGACCGCGGCGCGAGCCGCTTCATCGTGGTCGACGGGGCGCCCTCGTACCGCTGGGGTCGCGCGCGCGTCGAGGGTTTCGGTGCGGCCCTCGCGGAGAGCGTTCCGGATGCCGTGCTCCGCCGCGTCGCGACCGGATGGAGCGCGAGCGGCGCCCGCCGCGTCGTCCGCGCGGTCTTGCCGGAGCTGCCCGGTGACGGTCCCGTCGGCGTCTTCGCGTGCTCGGACGAGATGGCCGCCGGCGTGTACGCGGCGGCCGCCGACCTGGGGCTTCGCATCCCCCAGGACGTGCTCGTGGTGGGCTTCGACGACGTCCGCGGCGCCCGGTGGCTCCGCCCCGCCCTGACCACGGTGCGCCAGCCGATCCGCGAGATGGCGGCGGCCGCGGTGGAGCTGCTCGTGCACCCGCCCTCGACCGACGAGCCGGTGACCATCGAGCTGCCGACGCGGTTGATGGTGCGGGGGTCGACGGGGTGA
- a CDS encoding MarR family winged helix-turn-helix transcriptional regulator, translating to MNASSSLDARSLAHRLNAVGHALHHRLFEQLRASDLDPRTIAILSVIDGRLDAPWVSDRIARGGKRVTALAERGWIARVDDAWTLTDDGRAALDRVDAERASLLADLPADELAQLNTSLDAVADALGVDATDSGPRGFRGGRGGFGPGFGPGFGRGFGPGFGPELRGRGDHAGFERGEHAERGHGRPGHRGRFARSHERHGELAGFERGERAGFERDAHTGHGRRGDHAGFSSGDGHGDPRGRGACGRHGHGAHRDGEHRHGGSHRAHRAAQRAFERGFDAGFVRGREVSASGEPSASE from the coding sequence ATGAACGCCTCTTCTTCTCTTGATGCCCGCAGCCTCGCCCACCGCCTGAACGCGGTCGGCCACGCGCTGCACCACCGCCTGTTCGAGCAGCTCCGCGCGAGCGACCTCGACCCGCGGACCATCGCGATCCTCAGCGTCATCGACGGTCGCCTCGACGCCCCCTGGGTGAGCGACCGCATCGCCCGCGGCGGAAAGCGCGTCACGGCTCTCGCCGAGCGCGGGTGGATCGCCCGCGTCGACGACGCGTGGACCCTCACCGACGACGGCCGGGCCGCCCTTGACCGGGTGGACGCCGAGCGCGCGTCCCTGCTCGCCGACCTCCCCGCCGACGAGCTGGCTCAGCTGAACACCTCCCTCGACGCCGTCGCGGATGCCCTCGGGGTGGATGCCACGGACTCCGGGCCGCGTGGATTCCGCGGCGGACGCGGGGGTTTCGGTCCCGGGTTCGGTCCCGGGTTCGGTCGGGGATTCGGGCCGGGTTTCGGTCCCGAGCTCCGCGGGCGCGGCGACCACGCCGGGTTCGAGCGCGGCGAGCACGCGGAACGCGGTCACGGTCGGCCGGGCCACCGCGGCAGGTTCGCGCGCAGCCACGAGCGGCACGGCGAGCTCGCCGGGTTCGAGCGCGGCGAGCGCGCGGGGTTCGAGCGCGATGCGCACACCGGACACGGCCGGCGCGGCGACCACGCCGGGTTCAGCTCCGGCGACGGACACGGCGACCCCCGCGGACGCGGGGCATGCGGCCGGCACGGCCACGGCGCGCACCGTGATGGCGAGCACCGCCACGGCGGTTCCCACCGCGCCCACCGCGCGGCGCAGCGCGCCTTCGAGCGCGGCTTCGACGCCGGGTTCGTCCGCGGCCGTGAGGTTTCGGCATCCGGTGAGCCCTCGGCATCCGAGTGA
- a CDS encoding YdeI/OmpD-associated family protein, translating into MADPPELTVADVARWRAWLDENESTSDGVWLVLAKKGTTAPTSLTYAEALDEALCSGWIDGRKQSRDAETFRQHFTPRRARSMWSTRNVDLVARLIEDGRMRPRGADEIARAQADGRWDRAYAGSATIEVPPDLRAALDANPAAARAFEALNKSERYSVLHPVVTATSDALRAKRIAAHVARLAASVDPAS; encoded by the coding sequence GTGGCCGACCCACCCGAACTCACCGTCGCCGACGTCGCGCGCTGGCGCGCGTGGCTCGACGAGAACGAGAGCACGAGTGACGGCGTCTGGCTCGTTCTGGCGAAGAAGGGCACGACCGCGCCGACGTCGCTCACCTACGCCGAGGCCCTCGACGAAGCGCTGTGCAGCGGGTGGATCGACGGGCGCAAGCAGTCTCGGGATGCCGAGACATTCCGCCAGCACTTCACCCCGCGGCGCGCGCGGTCGATGTGGTCCACGCGCAACGTCGACCTCGTGGCTCGCCTGATCGAGGACGGGCGCATGCGCCCGCGCGGTGCCGACGAGATCGCTCGAGCGCAGGCCGACGGCCGCTGGGACCGCGCGTACGCGGGATCCGCGACCATCGAGGTTCCGCCCGACCTGCGGGCAGCCCTGGATGCCAATCCCGCGGCGGCCCGCGCTTTCGAGGCGTTGAACAAGTCCGAGCGCTACTCCGTTCTGCACCCCGTGGTCACGGCGACGAGCGACGCCCTGCGCGCAAAGCGCATCGCCGCGCACGTCGCCCGGCTCGCGGCATCCGTCGATCCGGCGAGCTGA
- a CDS encoding MFS transporter yields the protein MPHSASSSSPASPPAEGRRPVIAWALWDWGSAAFNAVVTTFVFSTYLSSQLFVDPAIVAAANGDDKDPALVRALAENASLVGLALMFAGIVVALVAPVLGQRSDGTGRRKLWLGVNTGLVVLAMAAMVFVEGTPGYLVLGATLLAVGNVFFEFASVNYYAMLTQVSTRENIGRVSGFGWGMGYVGGIVLLILLLVLFIQSFGNPDAGGLLAVSKDGGLNIRLAVLASALWYGVFAIPVLVRVPEIPAQRREVRVGFFRSYVVLWNTLRSLWRDSRQVLLFLVASAVFRDGLTGVFTFGAIIAAQVFGFTSTEVLYFAVAANVVAGVCTFLAGRLDDRFGPKRVISTSLVCLIVLGATMLFIGTSQTGFWIVGLGLCAFVGPVQSASRSFLARVAPQGREGEIFGLYATTGRAVSFLAPGLFALFVGLTGDTRLGILGIVLILAVGLVLLLPVKTRPAAIV from the coding sequence ATGCCGCACTCCGCGTCGTCCTCCTCCCCCGCCTCCCCGCCCGCCGAGGGCCGCCGTCCGGTCATCGCCTGGGCCCTCTGGGACTGGGGATCAGCGGCGTTCAACGCCGTGGTGACGACGTTCGTGTTCAGCACGTATCTGTCCAGTCAGCTCTTCGTCGATCCCGCGATCGTCGCCGCGGCGAACGGCGACGACAAGGATCCCGCGCTCGTCCGCGCCCTGGCCGAGAACGCCAGCCTCGTGGGCCTGGCGCTGATGTTCGCGGGCATCGTCGTGGCTCTCGTCGCCCCCGTGCTCGGCCAGCGCTCCGACGGAACGGGCCGCCGCAAGCTCTGGCTCGGCGTCAACACGGGCCTCGTCGTGTTGGCGATGGCCGCGATGGTGTTCGTGGAGGGCACGCCCGGCTACCTCGTGCTCGGCGCGACATTGCTCGCCGTCGGCAACGTCTTCTTCGAGTTCGCCAGCGTCAACTACTACGCGATGCTCACCCAGGTCTCGACGCGCGAGAACATCGGCCGCGTCTCGGGCTTCGGCTGGGGCATGGGCTACGTCGGCGGCATCGTGCTCCTGATCCTGCTCCTCGTGCTGTTCATCCAGAGCTTCGGGAATCCGGATGCCGGTGGCCTCCTCGCCGTGTCGAAGGACGGCGGTCTGAACATCCGCCTCGCCGTCCTGGCATCCGCCCTCTGGTACGGGGTGTTCGCGATCCCCGTGCTGGTGCGCGTGCCGGAGATCCCCGCGCAGCGGCGCGAGGTGCGCGTCGGCTTCTTCCGCTCGTACGTCGTGCTGTGGAACACGCTGCGCTCGCTGTGGCGTGACAGCCGCCAGGTGCTGCTGTTCCTCGTCGCGAGCGCGGTGTTCCGCGACGGCCTCACCGGCGTCTTCACCTTCGGTGCGATCATCGCGGCGCAGGTCTTCGGCTTCACCTCGACCGAGGTGCTCTACTTCGCGGTCGCTGCGAACGTCGTGGCGGGGGTCTGCACGTTCCTCGCCGGTCGCCTCGACGACCGCTTCGGCCCCAAGCGCGTGATCTCCACATCGTTGGTCTGTCTGATCGTCCTCGGCGCGACCATGCTCTTCATCGGCACGTCGCAGACCGGGTTCTGGATCGTGGGTCTGGGACTGTGCGCCTTCGTCGGCCCGGTGCAGTCGGCCAGCCGGTCGTTCCTCGCGCGCGTCGCGCCGCAGGGCCGCGAGGGCGAGATCTTCGGCCTCTACGCGACGACCGGACGCGCCGTGTCGTTCCTCGCGCCCGGCCTCTTCGCGCTGTTCGTCGGGCTGACGGGTGACACACGCCTCGGCATCCTGGGGATCGTGCTGATCCTCGCCGTCGGCCTGGTGCTCCTGCTCCCGGTGAAGACGAGACCGGCCGCGATCGTCTGA
- a CDS encoding NADP-dependent oxidoreductase: protein MKAVQFTHTGGPEVLETVEIAEPTPAPGQVRVAVSASAFNAADNGMRAGTLPLPVRLPHVPGYDVSGVVDAVGEGVDDLAVGDAVVGFLPMTENGGAAEKVVAPAEAWVAAPTTVPLTDAAGLPSVALTAWQALFEHGELQRGQRVLIVGAGGVVGTYAVALAARAGAHVIATASARSVEKVHAAGADEIIDRADTALTDGVTAPVDVLLNLAPLEPEEFAGLVALVRDGGRVVSATAWMPTPDDAERDVRGSTVFVRSDRAQLAELVALVDAGELTIEVTRRIPLAELPALHAEAAGRGVSGKVVILP from the coding sequence ATGAAGGCTGTGCAGTTCACCCACACCGGCGGACCCGAGGTGCTCGAGACCGTGGAGATCGCCGAGCCGACGCCCGCCCCGGGCCAGGTGCGAGTGGCGGTCTCGGCATCCGCGTTCAATGCCGCCGACAACGGCATGCGCGCGGGCACCCTGCCGCTCCCCGTCCGACTCCCGCACGTTCCCGGATACGACGTCTCGGGTGTCGTCGACGCGGTCGGCGAGGGCGTGGACGATCTCGCCGTCGGTGACGCGGTGGTCGGATTCCTGCCCATGACCGAGAACGGGGGTGCCGCTGAGAAGGTCGTCGCCCCCGCCGAGGCGTGGGTCGCCGCTCCCACCACCGTGCCCTTGACCGACGCCGCGGGCCTGCCGTCGGTCGCGCTCACAGCCTGGCAGGCGCTCTTCGAGCACGGCGAGCTCCAGCGCGGTCAGCGCGTGCTGATCGTCGGCGCCGGAGGGGTCGTCGGCACCTATGCGGTCGCGCTCGCCGCCCGCGCAGGTGCGCACGTGATCGCGACGGCGAGTGCCCGGAGCGTCGAGAAGGTCCACGCGGCCGGGGCCGACGAGATCATCGATCGCGCCGACACCGCCTTGACCGACGGTGTGACCGCCCCGGTCGACGTGCTGCTGAACCTCGCCCCCCTCGAGCCGGAGGAGTTCGCCGGTCTTGTCGCCCTCGTACGCGACGGCGGACGGGTCGTCAGCGCGACGGCCTGGATGCCGACCCCCGACGATGCGGAGCGCGATGTCCGCGGCTCCACCGTCTTCGTCCGCAGCGATCGGGCGCAGCTGGCGGAACTGGTCGCTCTCGTGGATGCCGGAGAGCTGACCATCGAGGTCACGCGCCGCATCCCGCTCGCCGAGCTCCCCGCCCTGCACGCCGAGGCGGCGGGACGCGGAGTGAGCGGCAAGGTCGTCATCCTGCCGTGA
- a CDS encoding BLUF domain-containing protein, with product MTEALRSMTYSSTAVSAFGAKELADLLSSSRAANLARDLSGMLLFRGNRFLQVLEGPESLVRELVDRIRRDPRHRDMRVLVDEEIDERRFADWTMGYETLNVPQKAAPEGFRDSFDDLYSDDDTITARALRELTVWFRARTSNPR from the coding sequence ATGACCGAAGCCCTCCGGTCGATGACCTACTCCAGCACGGCCGTGTCGGCCTTCGGCGCGAAAGAACTCGCCGATCTCCTCTCGTCGAGCCGCGCCGCGAATCTCGCGCGCGATCTGTCGGGAATGCTGCTCTTCCGCGGGAACCGATTCCTCCAGGTGCTCGAAGGGCCGGAGTCGCTCGTCCGCGAGCTCGTCGACCGGATCCGTCGCGACCCGCGGCACCGCGACATGCGGGTCCTCGTCGACGAGGAGATCGATGAGCGGCGCTTCGCCGACTGGACCATGGGGTACGAAACCCTGAACGTTCCGCAGAAGGCGGCGCCCGAGGGTTTCCGTGACTCGTTCGACGACCTCTACTCCGACGACGACACGATCACGGCGCGCGCCCTGCGCGAGCTGACGGTCTGGTTCCGCGCGCGGACGTCGAACCCGCGCTGA
- a CDS encoding Gfo/Idh/MocA family protein, with product MGQPHGIGIVGLGVISAQYLATLGEHPDVRIVATADLDHSRAEEVASRFAGCRALRVDDLVADPAVDTVLNLTVPAAHAEVASKALAAGKGVFGEKPLAATLADARRIVAERGASWLGCAPDTVLGTGVQTARAALEAGTIGRPVAATATWVSAGHEAWHPHPDFYYREGGGPLLDMGPYYLTTLFHLLGPVARASGASSRPRDTRTIASGPRAGEVIPVEVDTHVTGVLEHVGGAVSTVTFSFDAPVSDASPIEVYGETGTLSVPDPNLFDGEVRVRAGRQDEWHAVTQRAGYDHAGRGIGILDRVRTGSDRTDAAIALHVLEVMTALQESARTGARVDIETRPAPPPVVPFTGEEQWRRR from the coding sequence GTGGGCCAGCCGCACGGTATCGGAATAGTCGGACTCGGCGTCATCTCGGCGCAGTACCTCGCCACCCTCGGCGAGCACCCCGACGTGCGGATCGTCGCGACCGCCGACCTCGACCACTCCCGCGCCGAGGAGGTCGCGAGCAGGTTCGCCGGATGCCGCGCGCTCCGCGTCGACGACCTCGTCGCCGACCCGGCCGTGGACACGGTCCTGAACCTCACCGTCCCCGCCGCCCACGCCGAGGTGGCCTCGAAGGCGCTCGCGGCGGGGAAGGGCGTCTTCGGGGAGAAGCCGCTGGCGGCGACCCTCGCGGACGCTCGCCGGATCGTGGCAGAACGTGGAGCATCGTGGCTCGGCTGCGCTCCCGACACGGTGCTCGGCACGGGCGTGCAGACGGCGCGCGCGGCCCTCGAGGCCGGGACGATCGGGCGACCGGTGGCGGCCACGGCGACCTGGGTGTCCGCGGGCCACGAGGCGTGGCATCCGCACCCCGATTTCTACTACCGCGAGGGCGGCGGGCCACTGCTCGACATGGGGCCGTACTACCTCACGACGCTGTTCCACCTCCTCGGGCCGGTCGCCCGGGCCTCGGGGGCGTCGTCGCGACCGCGAGACACGCGGACCATCGCGAGCGGCCCGCGCGCGGGCGAGGTCATCCCGGTCGAGGTCGACACCCACGTGACGGGGGTGCTCGAGCACGTCGGCGGTGCGGTGTCGACGGTGACCTTCAGCTTCGACGCGCCGGTGAGCGACGCCTCCCCGATCGAGGTCTACGGCGAGACGGGAACCCTGTCGGTCCCCGACCCCAACCTCTTCGACGGCGAGGTCCGCGTCCGCGCGGGCCGCCAGGACGAGTGGCACGCCGTGACCCAGCGCGCCGGGTACGACCACGCGGGTCGGGGGATCGGCATCCTGGATCGCGTCCGTACGGGGTCGGATCGCACCGACGCGGCCATCGCACTGCACGTCCTCGAGGTGATGACGGCCCTGCAGGAGTCGGCACGCACCGGCGCGCGTGTCGACATCGAGACGAGGCCGGCGCCCCCGCCCGTCGTCCCGTTCACGGGCGAGGAGCAGTGGCGCCGGCGCTGA
- the dcd gene encoding dCTP deaminase yields MLLSDRDIRAELASGRLGLDPFDPAMVQPSSVDVRLDRYFRLFDNHKYPFIDPAEDQPELTRLIEVEPDEPFILHPGEFALGSTFERVSLPDDVAARLEGKSSLGRLGLLTHSTAGFIDPGFSGHVTLELSNVATLPIKLWPGMKIGQVCYFRLTSPAENPYGSGPYGNRYQGQRGPTASRSALNFHRTDVGSTDAGSAGR; encoded by the coding sequence GTGCTGCTCTCCGATCGCGACATCCGAGCCGAACTCGCCTCCGGACGCCTGGGGCTCGACCCCTTCGACCCGGCCATGGTCCAGCCCTCGAGCGTCGACGTGCGGCTCGACCGGTACTTCCGGCTGTTCGACAACCACAAGTACCCCTTCATCGACCCGGCCGAAGACCAGCCCGAGCTCACGCGCCTCATCGAGGTCGAGCCCGACGAGCCGTTCATCCTGCACCCGGGGGAGTTCGCGCTCGGATCCACCTTCGAGCGGGTCTCGCTGCCGGACGACGTCGCCGCGCGCCTCGAGGGCAAGTCGTCGCTCGGACGCCTGGGCCTGCTCACGCACTCGACCGCCGGCTTCATCGACCCGGGCTTCTCGGGTCACGTCACGCTCGAGCTCTCGAACGTCGCGACCCTGCCGATCAAGCTCTGGCCGGGCATGAAGATCGGGCAGGTCTGCTACTTCCGCCTGACCTCGCCGGCCGAGAACCCCTACGGTTCCGGCCCCTACGGCAACCGCTACCAGGGCCAGCGCGGCCCGACGGCCTCGCGCTCCGCCCTGAATTTCCACCGGACCGACGTCGGCTCGACCGACGCGGGCTCCGCCGGACGCTGA
- a CDS encoding MarR family winged helix-turn-helix transcriptional regulator has protein sequence MPDMPAPLSAAQLETYFALTEVGSLVRHAVEKQLRDAGDLSYVQFQLLARLGDAAEGSQRMTDLADGVVYSRSGLTYQAQLLEQRGLLSRAPSPDDERSVVVTITTAGRDVLADVFPGHIDTVRALLFAELTDDEVETLGALLAKVRRPLRSAPPRSAGPRRRR, from the coding sequence ATGCCCGACATGCCCGCCCCGCTCTCCGCGGCGCAACTCGAGACGTACTTCGCCCTCACCGAGGTGGGGAGCCTGGTGCGCCACGCCGTCGAGAAGCAGTTACGCGACGCGGGCGACCTCAGCTACGTGCAGTTCCAGCTGCTCGCGCGCCTCGGCGACGCCGCTGAGGGAAGCCAGCGCATGACCGATCTCGCCGACGGCGTCGTGTACAGCCGCAGCGGACTGACGTATCAGGCGCAGCTGCTCGAGCAGCGCGGGCTCCTGTCCCGCGCGCCGTCGCCCGATGACGAGCGCAGCGTGGTCGTCACGATCACCACGGCGGGGCGCGACGTGCTGGCGGACGTCTTCCCCGGTCACATCGACACGGTGCGAGCCCTGCTGTTCGCCGAGCTCACCGACGACGAGGTCGAGACGCTGGGGGCGCTCCTCGCGAAAGTGCGCCGGCCCCTGCGGTCCGCCCCACCGCGGTCGGCGGGGCCGCGGCGGCGCCGCTGA
- a CDS encoding DEAD/DEAH box helicase — translation MASENPVDSAEAETAPETLTFADLGLDANVLKALKDVGYETPSAIQAATIPVLLQGRDVVGLAQTGTGKTAAFALPVLSQMETGHKNPQALVLAPTRELALQVCEAFEKYAAHIKGVSVLPVYGGQGYGQQLSALRRGVDVIVGTPGRIMDHLDKGTLDLSELKFLVLDEADEMLKMGFAEDVETILADTPSTKQVALFSATMPAQIRRISAQYLNDPEEITVKTKTTTSANITQRYLIVSYQQKIDALTRILEVENFEGMIVFTRTKNETETVAEKLRARGYTAAAINGDIAQVQRERTVNQLKSGKLDILVATDVAARGLDVERISHVVNYDLPIDTESYVHRIGRTGRAGRTGDAISFVTPRERRMLTAIEKATRQPLTEMSLPSVDDVNATRLTRFDDAITTALEDTAAIATFRDVVAHYVSHHDVPEADVAAALAVVAQGDTPLLLEEETLRQQRFDNDRPDRSSRDSRDGGSRDSGPRRESSGRFATYRIAVGRRQRVEPRQIVGALANEGGLRRNDFGAIQIRQDFSLVELPADLSRDTINRLADTRISGQLIDLRLDQGGRSAKRSDRPQRRDRDRD, via the coding sequence ATGGCATCCGAAAACCCCGTCGACTCCGCTGAAGCTGAGACCGCCCCCGAAACGCTCACCTTCGCCGATCTGGGTCTGGATGCCAACGTGCTCAAGGCCCTGAAAGACGTGGGCTACGAGACCCCCTCCGCCATCCAGGCGGCCACCATCCCCGTGCTGCTGCAGGGGCGCGACGTCGTCGGCCTCGCCCAGACGGGAACCGGTAAGACCGCCGCCTTCGCGCTGCCGGTGCTGTCGCAGATGGAGACCGGCCACAAGAATCCGCAGGCGCTCGTGCTCGCCCCCACCCGCGAGCTGGCGCTGCAGGTGTGCGAGGCGTTCGAGAAGTACGCCGCGCACATCAAGGGCGTCTCGGTGCTGCCCGTCTACGGTGGGCAGGGCTACGGCCAGCAGCTGTCGGCGCTGCGCCGCGGCGTCGACGTGATCGTCGGAACTCCCGGCCGCATCATGGACCACCTCGACAAGGGCACCCTCGACCTCAGCGAGCTGAAGTTCCTCGTGCTCGACGAGGCCGACGAGATGCTGAAGATGGGCTTCGCCGAGGACGTCGAGACGATCCTCGCCGACACCCCCTCGACCAAGCAGGTCGCGCTGTTCTCGGCCACCATGCCGGCGCAGATCCGCCGCATCTCCGCGCAGTATCTGAACGACCCCGAAGAGATCACGGTCAAGACCAAGACCACGACCTCGGCGAACATCACGCAGCGCTACCTGATCGTGTCGTACCAGCAGAAGATCGACGCCCTCACGCGCATCCTCGAGGTCGAGAACTTCGAGGGCATGATCGTCTTCACCCGCACGAAGAACGAGACCGAGACGGTCGCCGAGAAGCTCCGCGCCCGCGGCTACACCGCCGCCGCGATCAACGGCGACATCGCGCAGGTGCAGCGCGAGCGCACGGTCAACCAGCTGAAGTCGGGCAAGCTCGACATCCTCGTCGCGACCGACGTCGCCGCGCGCGGTCTCGACGTCGAGCGCATCAGCCACGTCGTCAACTACGACCTGCCGATCGACACCGAGTCGTACGTGCACCGCATCGGCCGCACGGGTCGCGCCGGTCGCACCGGAGACGCGATCAGCTTCGTGACCCCGCGCGAGCGCCGCATGCTCACCGCGATCGAGAAGGCCACGCGTCAGCCGCTGACCGAGATGTCGCTGCCGAGCGTCGACGACGTCAACGCCACGCGCCTCACCCGCTTCGACGACGCGATCACCACGGCCCTCGAAGACACCGCGGCGATCGCGACCTTCCGCGACGTCGTCGCCCACTACGTGTCGCACCACGATGTGCCCGAGGCCGACGTGGCCGCGGCCCTCGCCGTGGTCGCCCAGGGCGACACTCCGCTGCTGCTCGAGGAGGAGACGCTGCGCCAGCAGCGCTTCGACAACGACCGCCCCGACCGCTCTTCGCGCGATTCCCGCGACGGCGGTTCGCGCGACAGCGGTCCGCGTCGTGAAAGCTCGGGTCGCTTCGCGACGTACCGCATCGCCGTCGGCCGCCGCCAGCGCGTCGAGCCGCGCCAGATCGTCGGTGCTCTCGCGAACGAGGGCGGCCTCCGCCGCAACGACTTCGGGGCGATCCAGATCCGCCAGGACTTCTCGCTCGTCGAGCTGCCGGCCGACCTCTCGCGCGACACGATCAACCGTCTCGCCGACACCCGCATCTCGGGTCAGCTGATCGACCTGCGCCTCGACCAGGGCGGGCGCTCGGCGAAGCGCAGCGACCGTCCGCAGCGCCGGGACCGCGACCGCGACTGA